The following nucleotide sequence is from Streptomyces sp. NBC_00237.
TCATGACCAACCCGCGCCGCGTTCAGTGCGGAGACCCCGAGTGCAAGCGGCAGTACGTCAACGAGCGGCAGCGTGAGTTTCAGAGGCGCTACAAGGCCGAGCATGGCAGCTATCACAGTCGGCAGTACGACAAGCCCCGACCCAAGGGGCACCGGATCACTTGTGCTCACTGCGGGGAGGAAGCGAACGCCGCTAAGGGCACAGCCCGCTACTGTTCGCACGCCTGCTTCTATGACGCTCGTTATGGTGCTGACCGCACGCCAGCCATTGCGCGTGTATGGATCAGCGGGAAGTGTCTGAGGTGCGGTGACTGGTACATCGCCAAAAGGGCAGGCATGGGCGCTTCGTACTGCTCGCACCGATGCAGCAGCAGGGCTCAGGAGGATCGCCGACGGGCCCGCATAGCTGGCGCTGCGGTCGGTAGCGTGTCCCGTTGGCGGGTGTATGAGCGGGATGCGTGGACATGCCATATATGCGGTGACCCAGTCGATCGCGACGCTGTCGTACCAGACCTTGCAGCACCAGTCCTTGATCACGTTATGCCGCTTGCGCGAGGTGGACCGCACAGCGAGGGTAACTTGAAGACCGCTCACTTCTACTGCAACAGCGTCAAGCGCGATCTTGTCGAGGGCTGGTCAGCAGTGGCCTGACCTGGGGATATAGCCCTGACCTGCGGTTATGCGGATCGGGGACGTATAGGCGCCAAGGAGACCTACGGGTCTGGGGATCCGCTGACCTGCGGCGATGCACTCCCGGTCTAGACCACTCATGCAGTTCACATCCGTCAGATCGCTCGTTCTCGCAGGTCAAAGCCTTGTAGCCTACACACCCACCCCCTAGAATGGGGTGCATGCCCACACTGACCTGCGCCGTCTGCGCCAGCCCGCTCCCGGTGATCCACCGGTCCGACCGGCGGCACTGCTCGCGGTCCTGCGAGGCCAAGGCGTACCGGGCTCGCCGCCGTCAACGCGCTGACGTTGACCCGATCCCGGCCGAACTGCGGGTGCGGGACCGGTGGGTGCGCTGGAGCGCTCGGAAGGTTCCTCTGCGCACGGACTCACGGTTCGCATCCGTCACCGACCCCTCGTCCTGGTCCGACTACGCATCGGCGGCCCGCAGTTCGGCCGGCGTCGGTCTGGGCTACGTCCTCACCGTCGCCGACAACGTCCTGTGCATCGACTTGGACCACGTCCTCGACCAGAACGGGACGCTCACCCCATGGGCCGCCGAGTTCGTCGCCACCCTGCCGGACACGTTCATCGAGGTGAGCCAGTCCGGAACAGGGCTCCACATCTGGGGGCACGGCAGCCTCCAGCAGGGCCGCCGCATCAAGATGCCGGGCGGCACCGGCCTGGAGGTCTACGGAGAC
It contains:
- a CDS encoding HNH endonuclease signature motif containing protein, with the protein product MGASYCSHRCSSRAQEDRRRARIAGAAVGSVSRWRVYERDAWTCHICGDPVDRDAVVPDLAAPVLDHVMPLARGGPHSEGNLKTAHFYCNSVKRDLVEGWSAVA
- a CDS encoding DNA primase; the encoded protein is MPTLTCAVCASPLPVIHRSDRRHCSRSCEAKAYRARRRQRADVDPIPAELRVRDRWVRWSARKVPLRTDSRFASVTDPSSWSDYASAARSSAGVGLGYVLTVADNVLCIDLDHVLDQNGTLTPWAAEFVATLPDTFIEVSQSGTGLHIWGHGSLQQGRRIKMPGGTGLEVYGDRRYIAVTGNTWGNAPSGLADLSEVLLTLT